A window of Argopecten irradians isolate NY chromosome 14, Ai_NY, whole genome shotgun sequence contains these coding sequences:
- the LOC138308295 gene encoding uncharacterized protein yields the protein MPTCMAMAATGSSEGPTNTQQQETMEAAGNDDTTVQNAMIAQQIFDASKKSKSINKLSPGQMPKPPNEDNEEELTRLCHEYQDQQVQKSGK from the exons GCAATGGCTGCGACTGGAAGCTCAGAAGGCCCAACGAATACACAACAACAGGAGACAATGGAGGCAGCCGGAAATGACGACACGACAGTACAAAATGCCATGATTGCCCAACAAATCTTTGACGCCAGTAAAAAGTCAAAAAGCATAAATAAGCTGTCTCCAGGTCAAA TGCCAAAGCCACCAAATGAAGACAATGAAGAGGAACTTACAAGGTTATGCCACGAATACCAAGATCAGCAAGTCCAGAAAAGTGGAAAATAA